One Alkalibaculum bacchi DNA segment encodes these proteins:
- a CDS encoding LPXTG cell wall anchor domain-containing protein, with the protein MKKSSRMTKILIVVVVLIISLTSTVAAEERFDSKILETKILESKILEGKTFDIQDTEKAKEIGTQMVGKIRETTEQYAQSNIISEYTRSNDQVLGKIIIRYEDVNGTLLDSKTRVGLKLGDYTETAIPIEGFELVGKGSYTASLTNEKYEWLIVFKYEKEDKDKDKEDPKEPLNPVDPTDPSKEEPKDANKEEPKQTEKPKASDSNATDSNNKEKAVAIQAKLPKTGSPATALYLVGGFMTLSGGIILRKK; encoded by the coding sequence ATGAAAAAAAGTTCTAGGATGACTAAAATATTAATAGTCGTCGTCGTTTTAATCATCAGCCTTACGAGCACTGTTGCTGCAGAAGAGAGATTTGACAGTAAGATTTTAGAAACTAAAATACTAGAAAGTAAGATATTAGAGGGCAAGACATTTGATATACAAGACACAGAAAAGGCAAAAGAAATAGGTACTCAGATGGTGGGTAAGATAAGAGAAACGACAGAACAATACGCACAATCAAATATCATTTCAGAGTACACGAGAAGTAATGATCAGGTACTTGGGAAGATCATAATTCGATATGAAGACGTAAATGGAACTCTCTTAGATTCAAAGACTAGAGTAGGCTTAAAATTGGGAGATTATACAGAAACAGCAATTCCAATTGAAGGTTTTGAATTAGTTGGAAAAGGTAGTTATACAGCTTCTTTAACTAACGAAAAATATGAATGGCTCATCGTATTTAAGTATGAAAAGGAAGATAAAGACAAAGACAAAGAAGATCCTAAAGAACCTTTAAACCCTGTAGACCCAACAGATCCAAGTAAAGAAGAGCCTAAGGATGCTAACAAAGAGGAACCAAAACAAACTGAAAAACCTAAAGCAAGTGACTCAAATGCAACGGATTCCAACAATAAAGAAAAAGCTGTTGCAATACAGGCAAAACTTCCAAAGACAGGAAGTCCTGCAACAGCTCTTTACCTTGTAGGTGGATTCATGACTCTATCCGGCGGAATAATATTAAGAAAGAAGTAA
- a CDS encoding A24 family peptidase: MDILIVKVVLVMVALIATFYDIKEKRIPNALTFPAILMGIVLNTIFNGFEGLVFSIAGFFTGMVLFFIPFASGAMGAGDVKLMGAIGSLMGWRFVVVATLFSAISGLLVVFVYLIYQKKLFCFLKKYFLFFTIPIMQALSLSFKSEKLDQIHKNLLLEKHQIHDEKLYVPYGVAIALGALFTLSGIYKDFLSF; the protein is encoded by the coding sequence ATGGACATTTTAATAGTAAAAGTCGTATTAGTTATGGTAGCCCTTATTGCTACATTTTACGATATCAAAGAAAAGAGAATTCCCAATGCTTTAACCTTTCCAGCTATTCTCATGGGAATTGTTTTAAATACAATTTTTAATGGCTTTGAAGGATTGGTTTTTAGTATTGCAGGCTTTTTTACAGGGATGGTTTTATTCTTCATCCCCTTTGCATCCGGTGCTATGGGTGCAGGAGATGTAAAACTAATGGGAGCGATTGGTTCTCTTATGGGGTGGAGATTTGTAGTAGTTGCTACTTTGTTTTCTGCCATTTCTGGATTGCTTGTAGTTTTTGTTTACCTGATTTATCAAAAGAAATTATTTTGTTTTTTAAAAAAATACTTCTTATTTTTTACAATACCTATAATGCAAGCTCTTTCACTTAGTTTTAAAAGTGAAAAATTAGATCAAATACATAAGAATCTCCTTTTAGAAAAGCATCAAATCCATGATGAAAAATTATATGTACCCTATGGCGTAGCCATTGCACTTGGTGCATTATTTACTTTAAGCGGAATATATAAGGATTTTTTGTCCTTTTAA
- a CDS encoding TadE/TadG family type IV pilus assembly protein: MSRLLKLGKSDKGQALVEFALVLPILLALILGMIEFGWILNGKITLTNAAREGARVAAIYHDKGAVVDDAKEAVINASVASSLTIIGVNTTFSSDTTTVIAEAEIEPIVGLFFNNKEEVSLTAQAVMRLE; this comes from the coding sequence ATGAGTCGTCTATTAAAGTTAGGAAAGAGCGATAAAGGCCAAGCATTAGTAGAATTTGCACTGGTTTTACCTATATTATTGGCATTAATCCTAGGCATGATCGAATTTGGCTGGATACTCAATGGTAAGATTACCCTTACTAACGCAGCAAGAGAAGGCGCTAGGGTAGCTGCTATATATCATGACAAGGGCGCAGTTGTTGACGATGCAAAAGAGGCTGTAATCAATGCTTCAGTAGCATCAAGTTTGACAATAATTGGTGTAAACACTACCTTTTCGTCAGATACGACAACTGTTATTGCTGAAGCTGAGATTGAACCCATCGTAGGGCTGTTTTTTAATAATAAAGAAGAGGTATCTCTAACCGCCCAAGCCGTTATGAGATTAGAGTAA
- a CDS encoding NADH-dependent [FeFe] hydrogenase, group A6: protein MLINLTINGKDVCVPKDSTILDAAKKLNIKIPTLCHMSLYDMQFFNQHASCRVCVVEEVGRKKLLPACGTPVSEGMKIATDTPRAIRARRTIVELLLSDHPNDCLICPKNTDCELQQIAADLGVREIKYQGEMVTVPVDNSTYSIVRDMSKCILCKRCETMCSNVQTVHALTDIGRGFDTIMGAAFNAPMNETTCTFCGQCLAVCPTGALTEVNNVSKVWDAINSNKVVIVQTAPAVRVALGEEFGMEPGSLVTGQMVAALRRLGFDKVFDTDFAADLTIMEEASELIHRIQHGGKLPLLTSCCPGWIKFLEHQFSDMLDIPSTCKSPHEMFGAIAKTYLAEKMGVKPEDMVVVSIMPCVAKKYEAARPELSEGPDHDVDIVITTRELGLMIKEACIDFVNLDEEEFDNPLGESTGASVIFGTTGGVIEAALRTAYEMLTNKTLEFVEFQQLRGMQGIKEATIDIDGMPINIAVSHGLGNARKLLEKIRSGEANYHAIEIMACPGGCIGGAGQPFHHGDMTLLEKRANGLYKDDRSKTLRKSHKNPMIKKLYDEFLGEPYSEKAHELLHTEYVARKKV, encoded by the coding sequence ATCTTGATTAATTTAACAATTAACGGAAAAGACGTATGTGTACCAAAGGATTCTACTATATTAGATGCCGCTAAAAAACTCAATATAAAAATTCCTACATTATGTCACATGAGCCTTTACGATATGCAGTTTTTCAATCAACATGCATCTTGTAGAGTATGTGTTGTAGAGGAGGTAGGAAGGAAAAAACTTTTACCTGCATGTGGAACTCCAGTAAGTGAAGGAATGAAGATTGCTACGGATACTCCTCGTGCTATTAGAGCGAGAAGAACCATTGTAGAATTACTTCTTTCTGATCACCCTAATGATTGCCTTATCTGCCCTAAAAATACAGACTGCGAACTTCAACAAATCGCTGCTGACTTAGGCGTTAGAGAAATCAAATACCAAGGTGAAATGGTAACTGTTCCTGTAGATAATAGCACTTATTCAATAGTAAGAGACATGTCAAAATGCATCCTTTGTAAGAGATGTGAAACAATGTGCTCTAATGTTCAAACCGTACATGCTTTAACAGATATTGGAAGAGGTTTTGATACCATCATGGGAGCAGCTTTTAATGCTCCAATGAACGAAACAACTTGTACTTTCTGTGGACAATGTCTTGCTGTATGCCCAACAGGTGCATTAACAGAAGTAAACAATGTCTCTAAAGTATGGGATGCTATTAATAGCAATAAAGTAGTCATTGTTCAAACAGCTCCTGCTGTTCGAGTTGCTCTAGGAGAAGAATTTGGAATGGAGCCAGGTTCTTTAGTAACTGGCCAAATGGTAGCTGCTTTAAGAAGACTTGGATTTGACAAAGTATTTGATACAGATTTTGCTGCTGACCTTACAATTATGGAAGAGGCTAGTGAATTAATACATAGAATTCAACACGGTGGAAAGCTTCCATTATTGACAAGCTGCTGCCCTGGATGGATTAAATTCTTAGAGCATCAATTTAGCGATATGTTAGATATACCATCTACTTGTAAATCACCTCACGAAATGTTTGGTGCTATTGCCAAAACCTATTTAGCAGAAAAAATGGGTGTTAAACCAGAAGATATGGTTGTAGTATCTATCATGCCTTGCGTAGCTAAAAAATACGAAGCTGCAAGACCTGAATTAAGCGAGGGGCCAGATCACGATGTAGATATCGTAATCACTACTAGAGAACTTGGTTTAATGATTAAAGAAGCATGTATCGATTTTGTCAATTTAGATGAGGAAGAGTTTGACAATCCATTAGGAGAGTCTACTGGTGCTTCTGTTATATTTGGTACAACAGGTGGCGTTATCGAAGCAGCACTTCGTACTGCATATGAAATGCTTACAAATAAAACTTTAGAATTCGTTGAATTCCAACAATTAAGAGGAATGCAAGGTATTAAAGAAGCTACGATAGATATCGATGGCATGCCAATAAATATCGCCGTAAGCCATGGCCTTGGAAACGCTAGAAAACTACTAGAAAAAATCCGTTCTGGTGAAGCAAATTACCATGCTATTGAAATCATGGCATGTCCAGGAGGCTGTATTGGTGGCGCTGGTCAACCTTTCCACCATGGTGACATGACGCTTCTTGAAAAACGAGCAAATGGTCTTTACAAAGATGACCGTAGTAAAACTTTAAGAAAATCTCATAAAAACCCAATGATTAAAAAACTCTACGATGAGTTCTTGGGAGAACCATACAGTGAAAAAGCTCACGAGCTTCTTCATACAGAATACGTAGCACGTAAAAAGGTTTAA
- a CDS encoding pilus assembly protein TadG-related protein, with translation MKKQRAKIHKNEDGQALIMVVLAIVVLMGIAALVVDVGILYVEKANMQKAADAAALAGAQDLPANTAIITAENYGALNGAHDTDANLTDDKSKVEVECTKTVPHYFARILGFTETEVSASAIAEKQYVWEGEGLPFINFHESFLEIGTQVEVWDKVSSGYFQSIENFDVINEGVPNNTYFQLHIEDGLQVKNGKVANKKKAIENYYNTHKSTLTPTPYVYIFSLSPKAFDTEKVILQNGSQKNINDLINKSDYVSLKSLVLVKCTFDYYDDKILKLTSVKTYDLGNDDVGYPNLPDYPTDYVGPNGSGSQLIE, from the coding sequence ATGAAAAAGCAAAGGGCAAAAATCCACAAGAATGAAGATGGTCAAGCCCTAATAATGGTGGTACTAGCAATCGTTGTTCTAATGGGGATTGCTGCTTTAGTAGTAGATGTGGGCATATTGTATGTAGAGAAAGCAAATATGCAAAAGGCTGCAGATGCGGCGGCTTTAGCGGGGGCGCAGGATTTGCCAGCAAATACTGCTATAATTACTGCGGAGAATTATGGTGCATTAAATGGAGCACATGATACAGATGCAAATCTAACGGATGATAAATCTAAAGTTGAAGTTGAATGTACAAAGACTGTTCCTCATTACTTTGCTAGAATTTTAGGTTTTACAGAAACGGAAGTTTCTGCTAGTGCAATAGCTGAAAAACAATATGTATGGGAAGGTGAAGGGTTACCTTTTATTAACTTTCATGAGAGCTTTTTAGAGATAGGAACACAGGTAGAGGTTTGGGATAAAGTTAGTTCGGGATATTTCCAGAGTATAGAGAATTTTGATGTCATAAATGAAGGAGTTCCTAATAACACTTACTTTCAGCTTCACATAGAAGATGGACTACAGGTTAAAAATGGTAAGGTTGCAAATAAGAAGAAAGCAATTGAAAATTATTACAACACTCACAAGTCTACCCTGACTCCAACTCCATATGTTTATATTTTTAGTTTATCACCAAAAGCTTTTGATACAGAGAAAGTTATCTTACAAAATGGAAGTCAAAAAAACATTAATGATTTAATAAATAAATCAGACTATGTGTCTTTAAAAAGCTTAGTTCTTGTAAAATGTACGTTTGACTATTATGATGATAAAATTCTCAAATTAACCTCTGTTAAAACCTATGATCTTGGAAATGATGACGTAGGATATCCTAATCTACCCGATTATCCTACAGATTATGTAGGACCTAATGGTAGTGGTTCACAATTAATCGAATGA
- a CDS encoding condensation domain-containing protein produces MDRNYYDLTFAQRILYYSQKYTLHKQVNNVATFALTDQKLDVDILTQAIRIAVQRNDCFNIRFEKVKGDEKQYFAEYEEPVIEYLDFEGKTREVMDKKLYKIAKKRVTKNKKPMYKIHTICSPEGTHGIYFVVSHMILDSWGITTFFKDIFAIYSSLINGTEMPKPLYPYEKLLIEELNYRNTPAYEKDKAYFQSLFVEENEPIFTHINGSEVLEKYRGKKGNPSLRYASSFNLWSKADNHMLPIDKELVDEMNAYCTDNKISMQSLILLVYTRYVAKVNFVNDISMHTVVARRGTLREKNTGGTRVHFFPFRTVFEREVTVQDACKSIDQQQSTLYRYANMDPLEVVKISKETYNVPQEATHFFSSLTFQPVKLSVAGMNLDTKWYGNGAYSGGLYLTVMDGGFMGGLKIYYEYQVNIVSLETIQKFHSYMIKALEKCVREKDATVGDLLDIDEQKMAYE; encoded by the coding sequence ATGGATAGAAATTACTATGATTTGACTTTTGCACAAAGAATACTCTACTACTCACAGAAATATACACTACATAAACAAGTTAATAATGTAGCGACTTTTGCCTTAACAGATCAAAAACTTGATGTAGATATCCTTACTCAAGCAATAAGAATAGCAGTTCAAAGAAACGATTGCTTTAATATTAGATTCGAAAAAGTAAAAGGAGATGAAAAACAGTATTTTGCAGAGTACGAGGAGCCGGTTATAGAGTACTTAGATTTCGAAGGAAAAACAAGAGAAGTCATGGATAAAAAACTCTATAAGATAGCAAAAAAACGTGTAACAAAGAATAAAAAGCCAATGTACAAAATACATACCATTTGTTCTCCTGAGGGTACTCACGGTATCTATTTCGTTGTGAGCCATATGATCTTAGATTCTTGGGGAATTACCACATTTTTTAAAGATATTTTTGCAATATACAGTTCTTTAATAAATGGAACAGAAATGCCAAAACCACTATACCCATATGAAAAATTGCTAATAGAAGAATTAAATTACAGAAATACTCCTGCATATGAAAAAGACAAGGCGTATTTTCAAAGTCTATTTGTAGAAGAAAATGAACCCATTTTTACACATATTAATGGTTCTGAAGTTCTAGAAAAGTACAGAGGAAAGAAAGGTAATCCAAGTCTTAGATACGCATCTTCATTTAATCTATGGTCTAAGGCAGATAATCACATGCTACCCATAGACAAAGAGCTTGTAGATGAAATGAATGCTTATTGTACAGATAATAAAATCTCTATGCAGTCTCTCATACTTTTAGTTTATACCAGATATGTAGCAAAAGTGAACTTTGTAAATGACATTAGTATGCACACGGTTGTGGCGAGAAGAGGTACATTGAGAGAAAAGAATACAGGAGGTACTCGCGTTCACTTCTTTCCATTTAGAACGGTATTTGAAAGAGAGGTTACTGTACAAGATGCTTGTAAGAGTATAGATCAACAACAGTCTACACTGTATCGCTATGCAAATATGGATCCACTTGAAGTCGTGAAAATAAGTAAAGAAACATATAATGTTCCACAAGAGGCAACTCACTTTTTTTCATCCTTAACATTTCAGCCTGTTAAATTAAGTGTAGCGGGGATGAATCTTGATACAAAGTGGTATGGTAATGGAGCTTATAGCGGTGGTCTATACCTTACAGTAATGGATGGCGGTTTTATGGGGGGGTTAAAAATATATTATGAATATCAAGTTAATATCGTTTCTTTGGAAACCATACAAAAATTCCATTCATACATGATAAAAGCTCTCGAAAAATGTGTGCGAGAAAAAGATGCAACCGTAGGGGATCTGCTCGATATAGACGAACAAAAAATGGCATATGAATGA
- the cpaB gene encoding Flp pilus assembly protein CpaB, with protein MRANKKILILAIILGLATVFGLSTYMKKSGAIAVDGGGYTEVIVAANTIPANVKITEEMLVSQSMPADAVHPDANKSISKIIGGISTMEIVKGEQILSNKVALGQSDADLAYRIPDDMRAISIPTDEVVGVAGFVNVGDKIDILVTYSNKDIAKVTTTYTQLQNIEVLAVGNAKQRDPASQTDLPSTLTLLVKPEQAEVLVYALSNGTMNFTLRNPSDTKKIDFKSYSSENFGTYKER; from the coding sequence ATGAGAGCTAATAAAAAAATACTGATCCTTGCAATCATCTTAGGCCTAGCCACAGTCTTTGGACTAAGTACTTATATGAAAAAATCTGGAGCTATTGCAGTAGATGGGGGAGGTTATACAGAGGTTATTGTGGCGGCGAATACTATTCCAGCTAATGTAAAGATTACAGAGGAGATGTTGGTATCTCAATCCATGCCTGCAGATGCCGTACACCCAGATGCCAATAAATCTATCAGTAAAATCATTGGAGGCATTTCAACAATGGAAATCGTAAAAGGAGAGCAAATTTTATCCAATAAAGTAGCTCTAGGTCAATCCGATGCAGATTTAGCTTATCGAATACCAGACGATATGAGGGCGATCTCCATTCCAACAGATGAGGTGGTCGGAGTAGCTGGCTTTGTCAATGTTGGGGACAAAATCGATATTCTAGTAACCTATAGCAACAAAGATATTGCTAAGGTAACCACTACATACACTCAGCTTCAAAATATTGAAGTTCTTGCAGTAGGCAATGCAAAACAACGAGACCCAGCATCTCAAACAGATCTTCCATCTACTCTTACCCTATTAGTGAAACCAGAGCAAGCCGAGGTTTTAGTCTATGCCTTATCCAATGGAACGATGAACTTTACCCTTAGAAATCCTTCTGATACGAAAAAGATAGATTTTAAGTCCTACAGTTCTGAAAATTTTGGCACCTACAAGGAGAGATAG
- a CDS encoding AAA family ATPase, translated as MEFIRVFILGIIGEERTYIEDVLSNIEYIKIVGAVKSDEEAFEELETNFVDVILVDASVSGDGYRVAEVLSEEYPNMAIIMVEREFDEDIIYKSLSAGAQNVLFYPFTEAKLVETIYRAYELIKRRPVPTREKTSSLKPQKSLGKVLTVFSTKGGVGKTFVSVNLAVALQRETSKRVVLVDFDIDFGNVSLALNIAPRFTLTNVVEDIQNIDEDLMESYLLPHESGIVILPANAKPQMTEFINANHVEKILNTLRSSFDYIVVDMPARFYEPVNQALVSADMLLMITTPEISAIRNVKSALITLDELNYPQGKIKVILNKADNRGLIKEKDVEATLQQEVFGSISVDYKLATASLNQGVPVIEKGRPKGVAKEYLNLAKKITQEAPSSTENKKGRR; from the coding sequence ATGGAATTTATAAGAGTATTTATACTAGGGATTATTGGAGAGGAAAGAACCTATATAGAGGATGTTCTATCAAATATTGAATACATAAAAATAGTTGGGGCAGTAAAGTCTGATGAGGAAGCTTTTGAAGAATTAGAGACAAATTTTGTAGATGTAATTCTTGTTGATGCAAGTGTTTCTGGTGATGGCTATAGAGTAGCAGAAGTTCTAAGTGAAGAATATCCAAATATGGCTATTATTATGGTAGAAAGAGAATTTGATGAAGACATTATATACAAATCCCTTTCTGCGGGTGCTCAGAACGTGCTATTCTACCCTTTTACAGAAGCAAAGCTTGTAGAGACCATATATCGTGCATATGAACTTATCAAAAGAAGACCTGTTCCTACAAGAGAAAAAACCTCAAGCCTAAAACCTCAGAAGAGCCTAGGTAAAGTGCTTACTGTGTTTAGCACCAAAGGCGGTGTAGGAAAGACTTTTGTGTCCGTCAATCTAGCCGTTGCTCTTCAAAGGGAAACATCTAAAAGAGTGGTTCTTGTAGATTTTGATATCGACTTTGGCAATGTGTCTTTAGCACTAAATATTGCTCCAAGGTTTACACTAACAAATGTAGTAGAAGATATTCAAAATATTGATGAAGACTTAATGGAAAGTTATCTCCTTCCTCATGAATCAGGTATCGTCATCTTACCTGCTAATGCAAAACCTCAGATGACAGAGTTTATTAATGCCAATCATGTAGAAAAGATATTAAATACTTTGAGAAGCTCTTTTGATTATATTGTAGTAGATATGCCTGCTAGGTTTTATGAGCCTGTCAATCAAGCATTAGTGAGTGCGGATATGCTTCTCATGATTACTACTCCTGAAATATCGGCCATTCGAAATGTAAAATCTGCTTTAATTACTTTAGATGAGCTTAATTATCCCCAAGGAAAAATAAAAGTGATTTTAAATAAAGCAGATAATAGAGGGCTTATTAAAGAAAAAGATGTAGAAGCTACTTTGCAACAAGAGGTCTTTGGCTCTATAAGCGTAGATTATAAACTCGCTACTGCTTCACTGAATCAAGGCGTTCCCGTCATAGAAAAGGGAAGGCCTAAGGGAGTGGCAAAAGAGTACTTGAATTTGGCAAAAAAGATTACACAGGAGGCACCTTCTTCTACAGAAAATAAGAAAGGAAGAAGATAA
- a CDS encoding Flp family type IVb pilin, whose protein sequence is MNLLKRLFVEEEGQGLVEYALILGLIAVIAIVALTDIGTNVKARLEEIKTALTKKTA, encoded by the coding sequence ATGAATTTATTAAAAAGATTATTTGTAGAAGAAGAAGGACAAGGTTTGGTGGAGTATGCGTTAATTCTTGGACTCATCGCTGTGATAGCAATCGTAGCTTTAACAGATATTGGGACAAATGTTAAGGCTAGACTTGAAGAGATTAAAACTGCGTTAACTAAAAAAACAGCTTAA